TTTTGATGTCACActccaacaaaaaacaaaaagtatgttATAATCATTTAAGTTCATGCTAAAGAAAGATATAAGGTCTTTCCTACCTGAAGGTTTTCAAGCTCTTTCTGGTAAGACTCTCTCACTGCCATTGCATTGCCGTTTATTGTTTGATTTCCAAgccgtttttttgtttttctctcttctgatGTGGAGGGGTTACTTTCAATGAAAGAAGACTTTGTATAGTAACTGAGCAGGTGtttcatctcttcttcatgGATCTGTTGCAACTCCCTAATCTTCTCTTGATACTCTGTTTCCAGTTTTTTCATACGTTCCTCATGATAGTCCTCAATCCTCTGAATGTCCTCTAGGAGGTTCTGGTTCCCATTCTCTACAGATATTATCCTTTGCTCTGCTCGCTCTAGTTCTTCTCTTAACACGCTGTTGTTCTCTTGAAGCTGACATAAGGTGTGATTTAAGGCCTCTTGCTCATCAATTAGTGTGACTTCTCGCTCTTTGCACGAGGCCTGTAGTTGCTTCTGCAACGTTTCACTTTGCTGAAATTGCTGCTCTAAATCCAAACACAGCCTGTCTGACAAATAAATTAACTTTGCATGCTCCTGCATCCAATTTAAGTCTACTgcaaaatcatttttctcacCATAGTCCACACCACCCTCATCAGAGATTCCCTGGCAGAGTTGGCGTAAGAATTCAGCCCTTCTCTGCAGCCGGGATATAAGTCTCTCTAACCAGTCTGGCTGTTTCTTTGCCTCAACCTCATTGTCACCAGTTTGGTTCTTTTCAACTGGTTTTGCAGATTCTTCTAAACCCCTGCCCTCAAGCTGCACTTGCTCCTCATATGGGGCCAACTCTGGGGGACTGATATCTGCCAGATCCTTTCTTTCTTGATTATTGACTTGAGTGACACTTCCATACTGctgctgacattttatagacacaTAAATGAGCTCAGCGTCAGCACACACTCTACCTATGGCACTTTCTACAGATTCATCACTATCACATTCTTCCCTGCTAgttccattttctgttttcaaggCTATTCTTTGGGAGATTATGCTTTTGTAACGGTGGGCCATGTCCCCCTCATTATCTGGAGGGACTAAGTCTAGTTGTCTAACACTATGTTGACTCTGAAGAACAGAAACCATCTTTTCTACCACAAATAGTTCCATCATTAAACACCTTCCAACACTTTCCCTGTCATCCCCTGAGTATAACATATTATTGAATGTAGTTTTAGCTGCAGCTAATGACTCATCATTGAGGATTTTATTCACTCCTCTGCTGGCATTGTGTGATTCatgctgttgtttctctgcctctttctctccctgttgaAGACAGGCAGCAACAGTGGCTAGTTGCTTCTCAAAGTCTGAAATATTAATCGGAGTGTTATGAAGCCTCTCTCTGCAGGCTTGGATGATGTTCAGAGCAACATGAAACCTTCCAACCAACATCCTGCAGCGGTTCTCTGTCTCCTGGGCGAAGCGTTGGCTCTGTTTGGCCTGACTGTGAAGCAGCAGACTGAGGTGCTGGGCGGTGGCTCTGCTCTGAGTGAGCTGGGAACAAAGGTGGGGGTCCTGGCAGCTGGTGTGACCTTGGTGTTCTTCCAATCTTTGGGTGATGTCTCTTAGTTTCTCCTCTGTCACATAAAGCTTAGATTCAAGTAACTGGATCACAGACATGAACCTTTCTGGGTCATCTCCTGCAGTGACAATGTACTGGTATGATGGGTCAACCGAACGAGACCGGGTTCTTGTATGTTCATGGGAATGGTTACCATTTATCTGAGCAACATCTGTTGTATTTGGACTGGTAAACACTTGGTCATTGTCTACTGCCTTTGGCCTATGGTCATTTATAGCAAGAGGGCCATCTGATTGGCATCGTCTCTCACTATGAGTGAGCTCTGATGACTTGTCCTTCAGTGGAGAAGAGACACAGGTGCTCACTTTCAGCACTTcattcagtttctgttctgtcTCCTCCAGGCTATTGCCCAAGACTTCCATCTTCAACAAAACTTCACTCAGCTCTTGCTCCTTCTGGTCAAGTAGCTTCTCATAGCCTTCTTGTATATCCTGTATTTCAGACTCCCTTTGCTGCACTTTCCCCAAAGCCACCTGCAGttcctcacacactctctcataTGAGTGTTCAATATTGTAATATTGTGTCTCTTCTGTTTTCAAGCGGTTCTGCAGACGACCCACCTCAGCATCTGACTCAGATAACTGATTCTGCAGCTCTTGACGGTGACCGTCGAGCTGCTCCCTTTCCTCCTGAAGTTTCTGTACAGCAGATACTGTACGTGCCAGCTCCTCCTGAAGCTGATGTTGAGCCTCCTCAATGTCTCTGGTCCAGGTCTGATTCTTATTCAGGCTGTCCAATCGCTGCTCAGCCATGTCCAGTCTCTCCTGAAGGTCTTGTGAATGTTGCTCAGCCTGTGCCAGGTTTGCAGTCAAGCTCCTCCGTTCTCTGTCCTGACTTGCTTGAAGGAGCATTAGGTGCTTCTGCAGACGAGCCTCTTTTTGTGCCTGTGCTTCCTTGTTGGCATGAAGTTGAGTTTTCATTTCCTGAAGATGTTTCTGCAAGTTACTAGCCTCTTGCTGGAGATCATGGTAATTCTGTAActcctgttgctgctgagtcAAGCGCAGCTCAGcctccttcctctgctcctcACTGATGCTAAGCTGAGACTTCAGCGAGGCCACACGATGGTCCCACTCCATCTGCTGCTCATGGAACCGATGGCGATCTTGTTCTAGATGAGTTTGTGCAAGTGCTGTGGCATCACCTGTGACCAGTAACTGTGCTTGTTGAGCTAAAAGATCTACTCTTCGCATGAGTTCAGCCTCTCtggcttcttcttctctcctcctgtgGGCCTCCAGCTCAGTGCGGAGGTCGTGGTTTATTTTCTGTAGTCTCTGTAAAGTCAGAGCCTGCTCTGAAGATGAGCTGGAGTTTGAAGGAAGCTCATTCTACAGGACAACAGTGAGAGTTCATTAGGACAAACTGCACAGTATAACAACAAAtcatactttattttaaaatagacTATAAACTtgactttttatgttttactaaATGAAAGTGGGTCTTTTCACACAATGGTACAGGTCAGGGGAGCATCTTCTGTGTTATACCTGTGGATGAATCTTGTCTCTTGAATgaccctctctctcttgctgtaGGTCATCCTGCAGATTCCTGTTTAACTGCTGCAGTCGAGACActtctttttgtatttgttccAGCTGTGGAGAAACATTAACAAACTCTCACTTTAAAtctcactttgtgttttatgtgtttatgtgaacaAACTTTGTGCCCCTgtaattttcagtgtttctttcaaGGTTGCATGGTTTGTTATTTGCCGCCTGTGACACTTTAttcatttggtttgttttactaaacacacacaaaaacataatctCACCTCTTTGACTAGTTGCCCAGTTTGTTGGTCATGTGG
This genomic window from Mastacembelus armatus chromosome 8, fMasArm1.2, whole genome shotgun sequence contains:
- the LOC113140642 gene encoding nuclear mitotic apparatus protein 1; translated protein: MSKNQRWHKTLVNCKTKTPTQKKAGKDIAALTVAVSGGEQAGSAMSKPSVGSKRSSSLSSRSGDLSSGGSKVGGSLKRGSLVQQGIRPASRPTKPAHRLCSSRSFSSLHTSSLTAAPFMRSSRSLSRLDQRATGDDCAVPNLQVEKGQTTEKNVQDSGQLPCSQEEIRDNKDQCHGDNTKKKKRGSFSEFSSSLVSNTGCHHHCKKVKKQTTDGVHTLCATTSGMRRNWVQAVLMNVRPGLIPDVTSPLSEQKSQQPDSDSAEVVWKVENLNSCLQEHKISSWTEYTHQQQEQDNKPQPEREQRSADENSASFLRPVSLPGSSDPSPINLAVQVEGGEAVSCHQCPPLIETTQTGVTDPSPCVEGALSDNSTSTALLSNNDSFAEQMQTETELSLRQKENIQQSEVSINSTPEGTTVKKTLPHDQQTGQLVKELEQIQKEVSRLQQLNRNLQDDLQQEREGHSRDKIHPQNELPSNSSSSSEQALTLQRLQKINHDLRTELEAHRRREEEAREAELMRRVDLLAQQAQLLVTGDATALAQTHLEQDRHRFHEQQMEWDHRVASLKSQLSISEEQRKEAELRLTQQQQELQNYHDLQQEASNLQKHLQEMKTQLHANKEAQAQKEARLQKHLMLLQASQDRERRSLTANLAQAEQHSQDLQERLDMAEQRLDSLNKNQTWTRDIEEAQHQLQEELARTVSAVQKLQEEREQLDGHRQELQNQLSESDAEVGRLQNRLKTEETQYYNIEHSYERVCEELQVALGKVQQRESEIQDIQEGYEKLLDQKEQELSEVLLKMEVLGNSLEETEQKLNEVLKVSTCVSSPLKDKSSELTHSERRCQSDGPLAINDHRPKAVDNDQVFTSPNTTDVAQINGNHSHEHTRTRSRSVDPSYQYIVTAGDDPERFMSVIQLLESKLYVTEEKLRDITQRLEEHQGHTSCQDPHLCSQLTQSRATAQHLSLLLHSQAKQSQRFAQETENRCRMLVGRFHVALNIIQACRERLHNTPINISDFEKQLATVAACLQQGEKEAEKQQHESHNASRGVNKILNDESLAAAKTTFNNMLYSGDDRESVGRCLMMELFVVEKMVSVLQSQHSVRQLDLVPPDNEGDMAHRYKSIISQRIALKTENGTSREECDSDESVESAIGRVCADAELIYVSIKCQQQYGSVTQVNNQERKDLADISPPELAPYEEQVQLEGRGLEESAKPVEKNQTGDNEVEAKKQPDWLERLISRLQRRAEFLRQLCQGISDEGGVDYGEKNDFAVDLNWMQEHAKLIYLSDRLCLDLEQQFQQSETLQKQLQASCKEREVTLIDEQEALNHTLCQLQENNSVLREELERAEQRIISVENGNQNLLEDIQRIEDYHEERMKKLETEYQEKIRELQQIHEEEMKHLLSYYTKSSFIESNPSTSEERKTKKRLGNQTINGNAMAVRESYQKELENLQASCDQGFTAMEEMHRKLISDLQQQHQMEVAALLKEKDQVLQEETAATMAAIVAMRRAHKKELEKCRETQHTRESADIMQLHIEYEKEIQLLHKELEVLSVQHTQKCLEHSKLSQELQDERKSSMQYQKENQELKKKQVILRAREAEMQFLRQEARSLREELKIARMDKIYAQNKLKALYMDSQGKPHQDVNKLSEDFKFATWSPSRAAEDLTNTSDAAFLKKTEKSALTRQIRGVRSKSLKEGLSVQERMKLFDSF